A window of Pedococcus aerophilus contains these coding sequences:
- a CDS encoding phosphodiester glycosidase family protein, giving the protein MRRTWIAAVSIVGLAATTLAVGGSATASPPDRTSDDARSHVGVSRALDLGPAGLAETRAVQQVAPGVTWTRITRGAADASVRWVVEVSIPAGAGSPDPDAPPSAIQDQDSAKAYAGRLTAAGFPAQAQQVLQPAVADVAAGVLGWRVRLVATWTSQAQAAAEAARLTSAGFAGRAWYSGWDGDSRAKGPWTVNVVTIDPRRFRGSIGGTYGPSLETRETTSWLAGYEKAKVAVNAGFFVFDPKAGAEGDPAGAGVYDGRLESEPVGSRPVLVLDPGARHTAVVRPRWVATATLPSGRQVLDGLNRVPGLIRNCGGTSDDLPTTLPLHDITCTDADELVLFTDAFGPRTPAGPGAEAVIDRKGRVLSVADTRGVALAPGQRSLQGIGSGAGVVAGLRPGQRVGPTTELRNGSRPLTGHGASVLNGGPELVRDGHVHVTQRQDGMVHPGEPSFAYGWALQRNPRTFAGVDGSGRTMLVTVDGRQLGELGLSIPEAAAVARSLGMVDALNLDGGGSTAMVVDEQLVSHPSDATGERAVGDAVVVR; this is encoded by the coding sequence ATGAGGCGCACCTGGATAGCAGCGGTCAGCATCGTCGGTCTCGCAGCAACGACGTTGGCGGTGGGCGGTTCGGCCACCGCGTCACCGCCGGACCGCACTTCCGACGACGCCCGGAGCCACGTGGGGGTGTCCCGTGCGCTGGACCTCGGACCGGCGGGACTTGCCGAGACCCGGGCCGTGCAGCAGGTCGCGCCTGGGGTCACCTGGACACGCATCACGAGGGGAGCAGCGGACGCCAGCGTCCGCTGGGTCGTGGAGGTGAGCATCCCGGCAGGTGCGGGCAGCCCGGACCCGGACGCGCCGCCGAGCGCCATCCAGGACCAGGACAGCGCCAAGGCGTATGCGGGGCGGCTCACGGCCGCAGGGTTCCCCGCGCAGGCCCAGCAGGTCCTGCAGCCGGCGGTTGCGGATGTCGCGGCTGGCGTCCTCGGCTGGCGGGTGCGCCTGGTCGCGACGTGGACGAGCCAGGCCCAGGCGGCGGCTGAGGCCGCCCGCCTGACCTCGGCCGGGTTCGCCGGACGCGCCTGGTACTCGGGCTGGGACGGCGACTCCCGCGCCAAGGGGCCGTGGACCGTGAACGTCGTGACGATCGATCCCCGGCGTTTCCGTGGGTCTATCGGTGGCACCTACGGCCCGAGCCTGGAGACCAGGGAGACCACGTCGTGGCTCGCGGGGTACGAGAAGGCGAAGGTGGCCGTCAACGCGGGGTTCTTCGTCTTCGACCCCAAGGCCGGTGCCGAGGGTGACCCCGCTGGGGCGGGCGTCTACGACGGGCGCCTGGAGTCCGAGCCGGTCGGGTCCCGTCCGGTCCTCGTGCTCGACCCCGGCGCACGGCACACGGCCGTGGTCCGCCCGAGGTGGGTGGCGACCGCCACGCTCCCGTCGGGACGGCAGGTCCTCGACGGGCTGAACCGCGTCCCCGGCCTCATCCGCAACTGTGGTGGCACCTCGGACGACCTGCCGACCACCCTTCCGCTGCACGACATCACGTGCACGGACGCCGACGAGCTGGTCCTGTTCACGGACGCGTTCGGCCCGCGCACGCCGGCCGGCCCAGGAGCTGAGGCGGTGATTGACCGGAAGGGCCGCGTGCTCTCGGTGGCCGATACGCGCGGGGTCGCCCTCGCCCCGGGGCAGCGGTCGCTGCAGGGCATCGGCAGCGGCGCCGGCGTCGTCGCGGGACTGAGGCCGGGCCAGCGGGTGGGCCCCACGACCGAGCTGCGCAACGGCTCCCGCCCACTGACCGGCCACGGCGCGTCGGTGCTCAACGGTGGTCCGGAGCTGGTCCGGGACGGCCACGTGCACGTGACCCAGCGCCAGGACGGCATGGTTCACCCCGGCGAACCGAGCTTCGCCTACGGGTGGGCCCTGCAGCGCAACCCGCGCACCTTCGCCGGCGTCGACGGCTCCGGCCGCACGATGCTCGTGACGGTCGACGGACGTCAGCTGGGCGAGCTGGGCCTGTCGATCCCGGAGGCCGCGGCGGTGGCCAGGTCGCTCGGCATGGTCGACGCCCTGAACCTCGACGGTGGCGGGTCGACCGCGATGGTCGTGGACGAGCAGCTGGTGAGCCACCCGTCCGACGCGACAGGGGAGCGCGCCGTCGGGGACGCGGTCGTCGTCCGCTGA
- a CDS encoding citrate synthase produces MSNDGSAGATLKAGDTTLDLPLVKAAEGNNGYDISKLMKTTGNTTLDIGFVNTASCNSAVTYIDGDEGILRYRGYPIEQLAEKSSFLEVSYLLIYGELPTQTELDDFDQKIRRHTLLHEDLKAFFGGFPRDAHPMPVLSSAVSALGTFYQDSLDPFDKEQVEISTVRLLAKLPTIAAYAYKKSVGQPFLYPDNSLSVTENFLRMTFGFPAEPYDLDDDMVKALDLLLILHADHEQNCSTSTVRLVGSAQANLFNSVSAGIHALSGPLHGGANSAVLEMLGQIQADGGDVDAFVRKVKNKEDGVKLMGFGHRVYKNYDPRAAIIKKTADTIINKDGVKDPLLDIALQLEQRALEDDYFVERKLYPNVDFYTGLIYKAMGFPTKMFTVLFALGRLPGWIAQWREMIEDPETKIGRPRQIYTGHTERDYVDFSAR; encoded by the coding sequence ATGAGCAATGACGGATCCGCTGGCGCCACGCTGAAGGCGGGCGACACGACACTCGACCTCCCGCTGGTCAAGGCCGCCGAGGGCAACAACGGCTACGACATCAGCAAGCTGATGAAGACGACCGGCAACACCACCCTCGACATCGGCTTCGTCAACACCGCCTCGTGCAACAGCGCCGTCACCTACATCGACGGTGACGAGGGCATCCTGCGCTACCGCGGGTACCCGATCGAGCAGCTGGCCGAGAAGTCCAGCTTCCTCGAGGTCTCCTACCTCCTCATCTACGGCGAGCTGCCGACGCAGACCGAGCTCGACGACTTCGACCAGAAGATCCGTCGCCACACGCTGCTGCACGAGGACCTCAAGGCGTTCTTCGGTGGTTTCCCGCGCGACGCGCACCCCATGCCGGTGCTGTCGTCCGCGGTCTCCGCGCTCGGCACGTTCTACCAGGACAGCCTCGACCCGTTCGACAAGGAGCAGGTCGAGATCTCGACCGTGCGCCTGCTGGCCAAGCTGCCGACCATCGCGGCGTACGCCTACAAGAAGTCGGTCGGCCAGCCGTTCCTCTACCCCGACAACTCCCTGTCGGTCACGGAGAACTTCCTGCGCATGACGTTCGGCTTCCCGGCCGAGCCGTACGACCTCGACGACGACATGGTCAAGGCGCTCGACCTGCTGCTGATCCTGCACGCCGACCACGAGCAGAACTGCTCGACCTCGACGGTCCGGCTCGTCGGCTCCGCCCAGGCCAACCTGTTCAACTCGGTCTCCGCCGGCATCCACGCCCTGTCGGGTCCGCTGCACGGTGGCGCCAACTCTGCCGTCCTCGAGATGCTGGGCCAGATCCAGGCCGACGGCGGTGACGTCGACGCGTTCGTCCGCAAGGTGAAGAACAAGGAGGACGGCGTCAAGCTGATGGGCTTCGGCCACCGGGTCTACAAGAACTACGACCCGCGCGCGGCGATCATCAAGAAGACCGCCGACACCATCATCAACAAGGACGGCGTCAAGGACCCGCTGCTCGACATCGCGCTCCAGCTCGAGCAGCGCGCCCTCGAGGACGACTACTTCGTGGAGCGCAAGCTCTACCCGAACGTCGACTTCTACACCGGCCTGATCTACAAGGCCATGGGCTTCCCGACGAAGATGTTCACCGTCCTGTTCGCCCTCGGCCGCCTCCCGGGCTGGATCGCCCAGTGGCGCGAGATGATCGAGGACCCGGAGACCAAGATCGGTCGCCCGCGCCAGATCTACACCGGTCACACCGAGCGCGACTACGTGGACTTCAGCGCCCGCTGA
- the dapC gene encoding succinyldiaminopimelate transaminase, producing MTSPRALPDFPWDSLAPFKERASSFGAGEPDGGIVDLSVGTPVDPTPAVVQEALREAADAPGYPQTYGTPTLREAVAVWFARRRGVPDLDPDGVLPTIGSKELVAWLPTLLGLGVGDVVGFPGIAYPTYDVGARLAGATPQVVDGLNALGPLTSATTPKLLWLNTPSNPTGRVLGVDHLAKVVAWARQHGVVVASDECYAELDWRADSTEPTTPSILDPRVCGGSHEGLLAVYSLSKQSNLAGYRAAFVAGDVSLVRRLLEVRKHAGMIVPWPVQQALTAALGDDAHVAEQKARYAARRATLRTAVEGFGLRVDHSDAGLYLWATRGEDSWATVEALASRGILVAPGTFYGHAGREHVRIALTATDERIAAAAARLLT from the coding sequence GTGACGAGCCCGCGGGCTCTGCCGGACTTTCCCTGGGACTCGCTCGCTCCGTTCAAGGAGCGGGCGAGTTCCTTTGGTGCGGGCGAGCCCGACGGCGGGATCGTCGACCTCTCCGTCGGCACGCCGGTCGACCCGACGCCCGCGGTCGTCCAGGAGGCGCTGCGCGAGGCCGCCGACGCGCCCGGGTACCCCCAGACCTACGGCACCCCCACGCTGCGCGAGGCCGTGGCCGTGTGGTTCGCGCGCCGTCGTGGTGTGCCGGACCTCGACCCCGACGGCGTGCTGCCGACGATCGGGTCCAAGGAGCTGGTGGCCTGGCTGCCGACCCTGTTGGGCCTCGGGGTCGGCGACGTGGTCGGCTTCCCGGGCATCGCCTACCCGACCTACGACGTCGGTGCCCGGCTCGCCGGGGCCACCCCGCAGGTCGTCGACGGGCTCAACGCACTCGGCCCCCTGACCTCCGCGACCACGCCGAAGCTGTTGTGGCTCAACACCCCCAGCAACCCCACGGGTCGTGTCCTCGGCGTCGACCACCTCGCCAAGGTCGTCGCCTGGGCGCGCCAGCACGGCGTCGTCGTCGCGTCCGACGAGTGCTACGCCGAGCTCGACTGGCGTGCGGACTCCACCGAGCCGACCACCCCGAGCATCCTCGACCCGCGCGTGTGCGGGGGGAGCCACGAGGGTCTGCTCGCGGTCTACTCGCTCAGCAAGCAGTCCAACCTCGCGGGCTACCGGGCAGCCTTCGTCGCCGGCGACGTGTCGTTGGTGCGCCGGCTCCTCGAGGTGCGCAAGCACGCCGGGATGATCGTCCCGTGGCCGGTGCAGCAGGCGCTGACCGCCGCTCTCGGCGACGATGCCCACGTCGCCGAGCAGAAGGCGAGGTATGCAGCGCGGCGAGCCACGCTGCGTACCGCCGTCGAGGGGTTCGGCCTGCGGGTCGACCACTCCGACGCGGGTCTGTACCTGTGGGCGACGCGGGGGGAGGACTCCTGGGCCACCGTGGAAGCGCTCGCCTCGCGCGGGATCCTCGTGGCACCAGGGACTTTCTACGGCCATGCGGGTCGCGAGCACGTCCGGATCGCGCTGACCGCCACCGACGAGCGGATCGCCGCAGCAGCCGCCAGACTGCTCACCTGA
- the fdxA gene encoding ferredoxin — MTYVIAQPCVDLKDKACIEECPVDCIYEGERSLYIHPDECVDCGACEPVCPVEAIYYEDDTPEQWADYYKANVEFFDDLGSPGGAAKLGLINKDHPLIADLPPQSHDE; from the coding sequence ATGACGTACGTGATCGCCCAGCCTTGCGTTGACCTCAAGGACAAGGCCTGCATCGAAGAGTGCCCGGTCGACTGCATCTACGAGGGTGAGCGGTCCCTCTACATCCACCCCGACGAGTGCGTCGACTGCGGCGCCTGCGAGCCCGTCTGCCCCGTCGAGGCGATCTACTACGAGGACGACACCCCCGAGCAGTGGGCCGACTACTACAAGGCGAACGTCGAGTTCTTCGACGACCTGGGCAGCCCCGGCGGTGCGGCCAAGCTGGGCCTGATCAACAAGGACCACCCGCTCATCGCCGACCTCCCGCCGCAGTCCCACGACGAGTGA
- a CDS encoding GNAT family N-acetyltransferase, which produces MPADVRRIPLGSRVVVRWRLAEPEAATAATLTDSVGVLSSRDEEHLVVETSRGPVRIALASVTTAKEVPPKPSRRGAPHLALSIEDLQRVMVPAWGAVERDTLGEWVLRASAGYTQRGNSVVPVGSPGLPLETAVEEVEAWYAARQLPAKFALAGPEGFDAGDDPLGSLLVARGYVVGSRTLNLTASREVIAAADPGGPAVTLGEELTGPWLETYRRTRATVPGATEAVLRGSPRVLFGSITPGGGLSQQLGLRAADAAGTTPIALARLGIGAGWGGLGAVWTDPAYRGRGLAAHLTAALAGALRAEGVSLMHLQVEHDNAPAIRLYRRLGFAVHSSYAYLTQG; this is translated from the coding sequence ATGCCAGCAGACGTGCGGAGGATCCCCCTCGGGTCCCGAGTGGTGGTCAGGTGGCGCCTTGCCGAGCCGGAGGCCGCGACCGCGGCCACCCTGACCGACAGCGTCGGCGTGCTCAGCAGCCGCGACGAGGAGCACCTGGTCGTCGAGACCTCCCGGGGCCCGGTGCGCATCGCACTGGCCAGCGTGACCACCGCCAAGGAGGTCCCGCCCAAGCCCTCGCGGCGGGGCGCCCCGCACCTGGCCCTGTCGATCGAGGACCTCCAGCGCGTCATGGTCCCCGCCTGGGGAGCGGTCGAGCGCGACACCCTCGGCGAGTGGGTGCTGCGTGCCTCGGCCGGCTACACCCAGCGCGGCAACTCGGTGGTCCCCGTCGGCAGCCCCGGACTCCCCCTCGAGACCGCGGTCGAGGAGGTGGAGGCCTGGTATGCCGCGCGGCAGCTCCCGGCGAAGTTCGCCCTCGCCGGGCCGGAGGGCTTCGACGCGGGTGACGACCCGCTCGGCTCCTTGCTCGTGGCACGCGGCTACGTCGTGGGCAGCCGAACACTCAACCTCACGGCCTCGCGCGAGGTCATCGCCGCGGCGGACCCGGGCGGGCCGGCGGTCACGCTCGGCGAAGAGCTCACGGGACCCTGGCTCGAGACCTACCGACGGACCCGCGCAACGGTCCCGGGCGCGACCGAGGCCGTCCTGCGCGGCAGTCCCCGCGTCCTGTTCGGGAGCATCACGCCGGGGGGCGGACTGTCCCAGCAGCTGGGGCTGCGCGCGGCCGATGCTGCCGGGACGACCCCGATCGCGTTGGCACGACTGGGGATCGGTGCAGGCTGGGGCGGTCTCGGCGCCGTCTGGACGGACCCCGCATACCGAGGACGCGGACTCGCGGCGCACCTCACTGCCGCCCTCGCAGGAGCTTTGCGCGCCGAGGGTGTGTCACTCATGCACCTGCAGGTGGAGCACGACAACGCCCCGGCGATCCGGCTCTACCGTCGGCTCGGGTTCGCCGTGCACTCGTCGTACGCCTACCTCACCCAGGGCTGA
- a CDS encoding VOC family protein yields MTSRISHTSVDSRDAHAQSVWWAGVLGFTEDPRDPNLPGHEECMIFSPDGRQRLLFIEVPEGKTVKNRLHLDLWPTDRTMDEEVERLLGTGATMVHDLRDHRGPGTGWATLADPEGNEFCVLRSESERPDPYAHLVV; encoded by the coding sequence ATGACGTCACGCATCTCGCACACCTCGGTCGACTCCCGCGACGCGCACGCCCAGTCGGTGTGGTGGGCGGGGGTGCTCGGCTTCACCGAGGACCCCCGGGACCCCAACCTCCCCGGGCACGAGGAGTGCATGATCTTCTCCCCCGACGGCCGCCAGCGGCTCCTGTTCATCGAGGTGCCCGAGGGCAAGACGGTCAAGAACCGCCTCCACCTCGACCTGTGGCCGACCGACCGGACGATGGACGAGGAGGTCGAGCGCCTGCTCGGCACCGGGGCCACGATGGTCCACGACCTGCGGGACCACCGCGGCCCCGGCACGGGGTGGGCGACGCTCGCCGACCCGGAGGGCAACGAGTTCTGCGTGCTGCGCAGCGAGTCCGAGCGACCGGACCCCTACGCCCACCTCGTGGTGTAG